The Pseudoalteromonas spongiae UST010723-006 genome window below encodes:
- a CDS encoding threonine/serine ThrE exporter family protein, with protein sequence MNTASFTQKRRFIVKLGKMLHKFGTPAYRLEAHLENLATFLGLKASFIITPTALTFVIWTEGHEDEYTHAARVAPGELDLGALARSDELVDKLTDYTITLEQADHALDEIANLPNPYNRFVTGIAFVMSGGAFAMLMGTSWNDVLWSTLISGVIYLFVLCSERSKRVAHMLEAVVSIVAAILACAISVYIDPGINIRMVILSAIIVFIPGLALTLGLAELSARHLVSGTARVMDALMLLFKLYFGAFLGIAVGFSLFGQTDFVAPPQMPKWTAWLAIAILCMSLIVIFRTKAKHAVWSIVAGFVAYGASIAGALYLDYALGTFVGAFAVGVYSNLFTRVANAPACIVAMQGLIVLVPGSKTYIGLNSLISGQEFIASTGIGQQTFLIFMSLVAGLIFANVALPPKKSL encoded by the coding sequence ATTGTAAAGCTTGGTAAAATGCTGCACAAATTCGGTACACCTGCTTACCGACTAGAAGCTCATCTAGAAAATTTAGCAACATTTTTAGGCTTAAAAGCGTCGTTTATAATTACACCAACTGCATTAACATTTGTTATCTGGACAGAGGGCCATGAAGACGAATATACCCATGCGGCGCGTGTTGCCCCAGGTGAATTAGACCTAGGCGCGCTTGCACGCAGTGATGAACTTGTTGATAAACTAACTGACTACACAATTACCTTAGAACAAGCCGACCACGCACTTGATGAAATAGCGAATTTACCTAACCCATACAACCGCTTTGTTACGGGTATTGCATTTGTTATGTCGGGCGGAGCATTTGCCATGCTCATGGGAACAAGTTGGAATGATGTACTTTGGTCAACGTTAATTAGCGGTGTTATTTATTTGTTTGTGCTGTGCTCAGAACGTTCGAAACGTGTTGCCCATATGCTTGAAGCTGTGGTTTCTATTGTTGCCGCCATTTTAGCGTGCGCGATAAGTGTTTACATCGACCCTGGCATCAATATACGCATGGTTATATTATCCGCCATCATTGTATTTATACCGGGCTTAGCATTAACACTTGGCCTGGCTGAGTTATCTGCACGTCACTTAGTTTCTGGTACTGCGCGCGTAATGGATGCCTTAATGCTGCTCTTTAAGCTCTATTTTGGCGCATTTTTAGGTATTGCAGTAGGCTTTTCGCTATTTGGTCAAACCGACTTTGTTGCACCACCACAAATGCCAAAATGGACTGCTTGGCTTGCCATCGCTATTTTATGTATGAGCTTAATCGTTATCTTTCGTACCAAAGCGAAACATGCAGTGTGGTCAATTGTGGCAGGCTTTGTCGCGTACGGTGCAAGTATCGCGGGCGCTCTGTATTTAGATTATGCACTCGGCACATTTGTTGGTGCATTTGCGGTTGGTGTTTACAGTAACTTATTTACACGTGTTGCCAATGCACCCGCATGTATTGTAGCAATGCAAGGTTTGATCGTATTGGTTCCCGGAAGTAAAACCTACATTGGATTAAACTCGTTAATCTCGGGGCAAGAATTTATTGCAAGCACAGGTATTGGCCAACAAACGTTTCTTATTTTTATGTCTCTTGTTGCCGGACTCATATTTGCAAACGTGGCATTGCCTCCAAAGAAAAGCCTTTAA